In the Salvia hispanica cultivar TCC Black 2014 unplaced genomic scaffold, UniMelb_Shisp_WGS_1.0 HiC_scaffold_88, whole genome shotgun sequence genome, attattagattaatttaatatgaaagggtAAAACTGTCTTTTCGCGTTATAATTTAGggttcttcttcatctttcatCTTTGATCGGCGATTCTGCTGAGATTTCAACGATTGAATCATATCTCTCATTGAATCTATTTTAACGAtttatgattcaattgatttgcAAAATTAGACTCAGACGGTTTCAACGATTTCAACGATACCTGATTTCCGattcaattttcgaaaaacAGACGACCTGTTCGACGGatttctttgttgattttgacgtttttcgGTCGATTTTACCGACtttgattctgtttttatCCTTTATTTGTTGATGCCCAGTCAAATTTGTtcctaattagttttttttttttttctcatctttaGGTTCGATTTCAGTTCGTAATCAGCAGCTAAGTGTTATTTGATggattcttcatcttattcCGAGTCTACGTCGACGAATGGTGGAGgtagtttggtttgattttcattaacatgatttttttgtgttttgttggtgatttattctctgttgacatgacttatgttgcttgataaatattatgtgttgttGCTATGCTCTTTGTTGattttctgtttcattaacattattttgttgtgttatgttgttgatttatgctctgttgacatgatttatgttaaatattcattatgtgtttgaattggtgtattctaattaaactggacattttgatcctggtaatttgaagcatgttctgatattttggcttacataacttataacaattgtgtaagaattttacaagagtGCAGCCATCTCTTTAGAGATAACTATAGGGGTAATTTTCTGCTTTAATTGAAGCTACTTGAGAAATCAGCTCATTAATTCTTGACCGAGGAAATAAACGTTAGTCTAAGTGGATCAATCTTTGGTTGGATTTTCTTGAATGTAAAAGTCCATATGATATAACCATGATGAGAGTCCTTAActtgacataaaaaaattggttagTTATTGGCTAAGCAAAAGACCATAAAGCCTGAGAAGGTTGAGAAACATGGTTGAGTTTGGAATGTATGGATATTTTAGGTGCACACTGTTAAACCCTTTTTCTTAATCAGTTATGAGCATTCAAGGGAGATGTATGGGTTATGAGCTCTTTGTTGACATtctatttcattaactttattttgttgtgttatgttgttgatttatgctctgttgacatgacttgaaaatctgttgacatgatttatgttacttggtaaatattctgtgttgttgttatgctctttgtggacattctgtttcattaacattattttgttgtgttatgtttgtgatttatgctctgttgacatgatttgaaaatctgttgacatgatttatgttacttggtaaatattctatgttgttgttatgctctttgtggacattctgtttcattaacattattttgttgtgttatgtttgtgatttatgctctgttgacatgatttatgtgtacttgttaattattctgttgacatcgtctgtttgaattggtgtattctaattaaactggACATTTTGATCTTGGTAATTTGAAGCATGTTCTGATATATTGgcttacataacttataacaattgtctaagaattttacaagagtGCAGCCACCTATTTAGAGATAACTATAGGGGTAATTTACGTAAGTCTCTTGATTTGCGTTGAcgtgacttgaaaatctgatGACATGATTTACGAATGGTGGAGgtagtttggtttgattttcattaacatgattttttgtgttatgttggtgatttatgctttgttgacatgacttgaaaatctgttgacatgatttatgttacttggtaaatattctgtgttgttgttatgctctttgtggacattctgtttcattaacattattttgttgtgttatgttggtgatttatgctctgttgacatgatttatgttacttgttaaatattctgttgacatcgtgtgtttgaattggtgtattctaattaaactggacattttgatcctggtaatttgaagcatgttctgatattttggcttacataacttataacaattgtctaagaattttacaagagtTCAGCCACCTCTTTAGAGATAACTAAAGGTGttatgttgttgatttatgctctgttgacatgacttgaaaatctgttgacatgatttatgttcctTGGTAAATATTCTATGTTGTAGGGTCTGTTATTCCAATTTGCAAGCCTGAGTTGAGGCCTTATGAaggtaaaaaaatttcttcccTTGAGGAAGGAATTTCCTTTTATGAAAAGTATGCTCAGGAGTGTTGTTTTGATTGTCGAAGATTTGGAAATAGGTCTAGTGGTggtgttattatttttcagtatGTTGTTTGCAATAGACAAGGATTTCATACAGTATGATATATTATGGACTAGTATTGTTGAAAAATATGGTGTAGAAGATCATAAATGGTTTAAGGATAGGTTTGCTATTAAACATATGTGGATCCCAGCCTTCTTTAGAGATGTTCCTATGGGTTCTTTAATGAGAACAACATCTTTTTCAGAATCTGAAAATAGGATGTTTAGAGTGATACAAGAATTTATTGCTGAGGCTGATAAGAGTTGTCGGATGATTAGCATGTCCACATTGGAGAATATCGAGGTCTTCAAAGTTTCTGATGCTAGAAAGAATACCTTTACAGTTACACATGAGATAGAGACTGAGTCATatgaatgtgagtgtaaactATTTTTAAGGTGTGGTTATCTATGCAGCCACCTTTTCTTCATCCTCAGAAACAAAGATGTCAACAATATTCCAGAGAAATATGTTGGTAACCGTTGGCTTAAAAGTGAATTACTAAAGGCAGTTCATGGTCTCACGAGTGATGATAGTGCGTCTGACAGAGGTATTCAAACTATTTTCTATAGATATTTCAGTTTAAGTTTTAGCATGTGTTATTTAAGCTGTTGACATATCTTATATAGGTTGTTGACATCTTATATaggctgttgacattttatatgtgTGCAGGTTCTAACAAAGATGACAAACTACAGATTGCTAACAGGTGTCATGGTCGTTACTTTGGTCTATATCAGCGTGCTTTTAGGAATAAAGATCATTTGATTGC is a window encoding:
- the LOC125200265 gene encoding protein FAR1-RELATED SEQUENCE 1-like; this translates as MLFAIDKDFIQYDILWTSIVEKYGVEDHKWFKDRFAIKHMWIPAFFRDVPMGSLMRTTSFSESENRMFRVIQEFIAEADKSCRMISMSTLENIEVFKVSDARKNTFTVTHEIETESYECECKLFLRCGYLCSHLFFILRNKDVNNIPEKYVGNRWLKSELLKAVHGLTSDDSASDRGSNKDDKLQIANRCHGRYFGLYQRAFRNKDHLIALDNLLAGIGPQIFKDDCAGSSSIDKNDSIMNIYGIAVPEEITAHAPDVVSTKGGASDKESRIKSSIEKAIEKANKPHRRCGKCHKITDHNARSCGRKEI